GAGCAGAATGTGCAAGTCATTGTGCTGGATAAACAGGTGATTCCCATCACTGACGCCAAGCCCGGAGAAGAGGACCAAGAGTACTGGATCTACGTGCAACGGGGCGCGTTTGGTCCAAAACGAGAATTTCAAGTAGGCATTCACTACTACCACGCCCTCAATCCCGGAGACAAAGGGACGCTAACTTATCAAGGCGACAAATTTCTTCACTTTGCCCTGCAACGCGACAAAAACTAAGGTAACAGCCAGCGCGTTTTCGCGGAAAGAGAAAAGAGATAACTGAGCGCCAAAGCGCCAGCCCCGCTCAATACAATCCACAACGGGATCACCCACGCAGGATTTCCCTGATGCCAGCCAAATGCTTTCATTGGCCAGAGGAAAATCGGATGTAGCAGGTAGATCCCCAAGCTGTGACGGCTCACCAAACCAATCGTGCGCCACCAACCGCTGGGTAACTTGGCCGCGACATAACGACACAAGGCGAACACCATCGTCGCTGCCAACACCACATTGAGCGTCTTATACGACAGCCAACGCCCGACGCTGTACTGACCCGCTTCAAGGCTATTGGAAATCAACATCGTCGCAGTCAGCGCGAGGGCGGCCAAGCCAAGTAAGCTGACCCACAGCACCGTTTTCCCCGTGTCCGGCAAACGATGAAACAGCAGATAACCCAGTGGTAAGTAGCCGGAATAGAGCCAAAGTTCATGGCTCCAAATGCCATCGATGCCAAGCAAATAGAGTGCAGTCGTGATCAGCCACACACTGGTATAAGCATACAATACGCGATCTTGTCCCTGCATGACCAACCAGTGGAAAATAGGGATAAGAACGTAAAGGGGAATAAAGTAGTAGAAAAAGCCAAGGTGGTAATAGGTCGCATGCTGGGGACTATGCGCCAATACGTCCTGAACCTGCTGCACGTCAAAACCGCTGGCACTCCAACCGCTGAGATAGGCATAAAACAGAGACCAAACCACGAAGGGCAACAGCACTTTCCCCAAACGGCGTTTGATGTAGTAAGACGCAGCAAAAGGGCGAGTATCACTGAGCATCAAGGCGCCGGTAATCAAAATAAACACCGGCACCGCCCAGCGGGTTACACTGTTGATACTGACCGCCGTCGCCCAGTGTGAAAACGGGATGGTACCCAATAGCTCGCGGTAAGGCGCCAATACATGGATGGCAATCACCGCCACGGCCGCAACACAGCGGAGTAGATCAAAAAACAGCACTCTTTCGCGCATCACTTTTTCCTTGATTGTTTTCGCAGCGAAAATATAGCAAGAAAAAAGCTGACAAGTTCAGCGAACGAGTCAGCTTTTGGTCAGAACTCAGCTAAGGTTGGCGGCTATATCTGCGATAGCTCCTGCGACCAGCGCTGCGCTTCAATCAACTCGTATTTGACCTCGTCCATCGACAACCCCAGTTTATCGGAGATCTGTTCAATGCCACTCCAGTCGGCTTGCTCGAAACACTCTTCTAATGCGATGAGGTCTCCATAAGCGCCCTCACGGTGCAGTAGCGCTTGTTTCACCACATCACTGAGCGGCAGGCTCCCCACCAGCGTGTCGACCGAGAGATCCATCATTGCATCCAAAATCGACAGCAAACCGATCATAAAACCTTGTTCGTGATGGCGACTAAACGGGTGGCGACGCGACATCAACTCGCAAAACTGAGCACGCTGCAGCGAAAGGTTATACAGCTCACGTGGCTTGCGGACCGAAATGTACGAAGCGACCACTAAAGAGACAAATATTTTCAGCTTGTCTTGGCCAAGATAAATCAGCGCTTGGCGAAATGAGGCAATCTTCACTTCCAAGCGGGTCGACTGGGTGTTGACGAGCTTCAGCAGCTTGTAGGAGAGCGTGACATCTTGGCTGATGATCTTTTCAATCCGATCGAAATCCGGCTCCAGTTGGCACACTTCGCGAAACAGCTCCAACGCCACCGCGTGCTCTGGGCTGACGTACTTGGTTTCGATCATCTCAGGTTTACTGAAAAAATAGCCCTGAAAGAACTTAAAACCCGCCTCTTTGGCTTGCTCAAACTCCTGCGCGCTTTCGACTTTTTCCGCTAAGAAATGGTACTTCACCCGACGCGCTTGATGCTCACGCACCAGCTCGCAGGCATTGTCGAGCCCCAGCGCAATCACATCCAGTTTAACAATGTGTACAAAAGGCAGAAAACGGCGCCATTCAGGCATCAAGGTAAAATCATCAAGCGCGATCACATAGCCTTCACGGTGCAGTTCGCGAATCGCTTCAAGCAGTTCGTCGGTCGGCTCGCAGGTTTCCAACACTTCCACCACCACTTTATTTTTGGGCAAACTTAGTGGCAGACGACGGATCAAACTTTGGTAAGGGAAATTGATAAAACAGCGTGAGGATTGAATCACCGGATTGATACCGATGGAGAGAAAGTTCTCCACAATCAAACGATAGGTCGCGCGGTTCGAAGCAATATGGGTGGGATAGGCGTTGTTTTCGCCATCACGAAACAGCAGTTCATACCCCAAAGTATGCTTTTTGCGATTAAAAATAGGTTGCCGCGCGACGTAAGTGGATTTCATCTGCTTATAAATTCTTATGCTAGCGCTGATTGATTTTAATTATGTTTTTGCTGCCGCTAATAATGCACCACAACCCATAAACATTGAACCAAATAGTTTGTTTATTTTGCCCATCACCCGCTCAGAGCGAATAAAACGCCCCATTTGTGCCGCCAGCGAGGTATAACCGAGCATCACCAGTGAGTCGATCACCACCGTTGTCAAACCTAGCACGGCGAGCTGCGTCACTTGATCGCGACTCGGATCGATGAACTGGGGAAACAGCGCGACCAAAAAGACTATCGATTTCGGATTGGTTAAGTTAACCAGCACCGCTTTATGCAGCAATGACCAAGCCGAGATCGCCCCTTGCTGCTGCACGGTTGCGAGCCCAGAAGTATCGCGCCACTTTTGAATGCCAAGCCAGACCAGATAAACGGCGCCCACCCATTTAATCACGGTAAACGCGGTGGCCGACTGCGCAACCAGCGCACCAATACCCGCTCCAACAAGAATAATGTGGATCGACAAGCCAATTTGCAGACCAGCAATAGAAGCGAGAGATTTGCGCGTACCGTAGCTAATTCCGTTGCTGATCGAATTCACCGTGCCAGAACCCGGGGCGAGGCTGAACACGATCGCCGTAAGGACATACGCGAGCCAGACATGTGTATCCATTGCAATTCTCCGCTAATTCTCTGATCATACTCGCCTAGAAACGTAGCATTCAGGTAGTTTGTTAATGGTTAATAACCCTTCTCTTTCCTCTTATACTCAAGAGAACTTGTTTGAGCAAGCAATAGCTGGTCCGATTGCTGCCCTGTGGCAGCAGCGCCAAGAGGGGTATTTCAAGAGCAGCGACAAAACCAAATTGTACTGGTGCAAACTGACCGACCCAAAGCACAGCAAAGCGGTGCTGCTGGTGAATGGTCGAATTGAGTCATCGTGGAAATATCAGGAGTTGCTGTTCGATTTCTATCGCCAAGGCTATGACGTCTACAGTTACGATCATCGCGGCCAAGGGCTGTCGGATCGCCTAGTGCAAGATTCGGATATCGGCCATGTGTATGAGTTCGATGATTATGTGCGCGATCTCGCCAGCGTTGTGCAACATTTTGCGCTGGAAGGCTATCAGCAACGCCATTTGGTCTCGCACTCGATGGGTGGCGCCATCGCCACTCGCTACCTACAAACGTACCCACACCATCCGTTTGATAAATTGGTGCTCAGTGCGCCGATGTTTGGTATCAACCTGCCGTGGTATCTCAGCCCTGTTGCCATCGCCGTCAGCCAGATCCTCACCGCGGTATATCCCACGCCCACTTACGCACCCGGCCACCAGCCTTATTACGCCAAGCCATTTGAAGACAACCCGCTCAGCCAGAGTAAAGCGCGTTACCACTGGTTTCGCCAACTCTATACTGACAAACCTGAGCTGCAAGTCGGCGGACCAAGCACGCGCTGGGTTTGGCAGGGATTAATGGCAACCAAACAGTGTCTACAAATGACTCGCCAGCTCAAGATCCCGGTGTTACTGCTGCAAGCGGGTAACGACCGTATCGTCAGTAATCAGGCGCAAAATCAGTTCTATAAAAAGCTCTGCAAAACCAATAAGAACAGCCAAATGATCACCATTGACGGCGCGCAACATGAACTGCTGTTTGAACAAGATCAGTATCGTAATCAGGCGTTAGATGCGCTGTTTCGCTTTCTGCAATAAAACCAGCCGATGTATACGGCGCAAAGCATAAAGAGGAAAGGAACAAAACAGGATTTACCCTCTTTTTCTTCCGTATTTTCCCCTACACTATGGCCATTCCCCCTTGTTGCACGGGCCCGTTGACCGCTTGGTTGACCACGCCCTGTGCAACACCCAATCCTGTATCGCACGCTCTGCGCTGGTGGATTGGCCCTATTTCCTTCGCCTTTGCTGATATAAGAGAGTTTCATGACCAAGCGCTTACCTTGTAGAGAGATCACCAAAATTGTCGCTTCTGATTTAGACGGCACCTTACTGGCCCCCAACCACCAGTTGAGCGAGTTTTCCAAACAGACGCTGAAAGCCCTGCACGACCAAGGCTACACTTTCGTTTTTGCCACTGGTCGCCACCACGTGGATGTGGCGGGCATTCGTGCCCAGACGGGCATTCCTGCGTACATGATCACCTCAAACGGCGCGCGCGTTCACGATCAACAAGACCAATTAATGTACAGCAACAACGTGCCTGCCGAACTGGTGCAACCGATCATCGATATCGTCAAAAACGACCCGACGCTGTTTGTGCACATCTACCAAGATGACCACTGGCTGATGGACCGAGACGATGAGACACTGCGTCACTTCCACGAAGATTCGGGCTTTACCTACCAGTTGTTCGACATTGACCAAGCGCCTACCGATGGCATTGCCAAGATTTTTTTCACTCACCCAGCGCAAGACCACGAGCATTTGGTGATGTTTGAAAACGAACTTCGCGCCGCCTTTGGTGAGAAGCTTAACATCGCCTTTTCCACCCCTTGGTGTTTGGAAGTGATGGCCAAAGAGGTCTCGAAAGGGGATGCATTACAAGTGGTGGCGCAATCGCTGGGTCTTGGTTTGCAAAACTGCGTTGCGTTTGGCGACGGGATGAATGATGTTGAAATGCTGTCGATGGCGGGCAAAGGCTTGGTGATGGCCACCTCACACGAGAAAGTAAAACGGGCACTGCCTGACAATGAAGTGATCGGCAGCAATGCAGACGATGCCGTTGCCCACTACTTACAACAACACTTGCTCTAAAGCGCACATTGGGGCAGGTCTATCCTGCCCGTTTCTTTCAGCGCCGTGATGGCCGAGTCTCTTGACGTAAAATCGCTTGCCACTGCGCCTCGCTCACGGGCATGACGGAAAGGCGATTGCCCTTTTTCACCAGCGGCATAGAGTCCAGCTCCGGCATCGCTTTTAATACGCTGAGCGGGATCAAGCGCTCGGTTTTGCGCACGAATTCCACATCCACCATCACCCAGCGCGGGTTGGCTTCACTGGCTTTGCCATCGTAATAATCGCTGCTGGGATCAAACTGGAAATGGTCGGGATACGCTTCTCGCACCACTTTGGCAATGCCCGCCACACCGACTTGCTTGCAGGAAGAGTGGTAGATCAGCACCAAGTCGCCCAGTTTTACTTCATCTCGTAACCAGTTCCTTGCTTGATAATTGCGTACTCCTTCCCAACATGAGATGTTTTGTACGCGCAAGGTGTCGATGGAAAAGGTGTCCGGTTCAGTTTTAAACAACCAATATGCCATAATGGGGTCCAAGCAGATTTTGATACGCAAAAAGGTATACCATGAAGGCGCTGAAAAACCCAGCCACACTCTCGCTGCTGATACTACTGCAAGCCTGTTCCAGCTCTGATAACGTCGCTATAGAATCTGCCCCGTCCCCTGAGGCCAGTTTAAACAAGCCCGACAGCGTGGTGGCGCAGCCTTTTCTCTTATCTGGCACTGCGGTGGTGGGCCACGAGACCCAATACCTCACGCCGTGTGGCAGCAACCAGCAATATTGGCTACAGCTCTCAGCGCAGCAGCGCCAGCAAGTGATGTCTCTCAATCAGACGCCTTATCAAACTCTGTATGGTGAGTTCATCGGCCATCTGGAAAGCACTACCGCTGAAGGCTTTGCCGCCGAATACGATGCTCGTTTTGTGGTGGAACAAATCAACTACGTCGATGCCACTCGCCAGCAGCAGTGTGACCAAGCCAAACGTCCTACCCGAGCGTTTGGCAACCAGCCCGATTGGTCGCTGAGTTTTAACCGCGACAACCTGACGTTCACGCAAGCAGGCACGCCGACTCGGGTACTCGACATTGAACGCAGCCAGTTGAGCCCACGTAAACGCGACTATCAACTGAGTTCAGGCCGCCTGTTGCTGACCGAAAACCTGTGTCGCGATGCAAAAAACAACGCCTTGTATGGCTGGAAAGCCACCCTCACACAGGACAAAACCATCTTCAATGGCTGCGCGACCACTTCCAACGTCGATGCCACGGCCAGCTGGAGCGGCCTATACACGGCGACCTCAACCCAATCGGCCGGGTTTTCTGTCCATCTGGAGTTGAAGGCCGACCATAGCGCGCAAACCCGCTATCTCTACGCTGATCAAGAGCGCCCGCTCCTAGAGCATGGCTACTGGCAGCAGTTGAATCCCAATCAAATTCAAGTGGTGATGACCCGTCACCAAGGGCAAAAGCTGGTCACCGAACGCATTTTTACTCGTACGGGATCACAGCTCAAAGCGGAACAAGAAAAGGTCGGCAGCGTGGTTTACCCTATTGCTCAAGGTGGGCTAGTACTTTACCCCGCGAAAGTGTCCTCAAACATCGCTGTCGAACCTGACACTGAGCAACCAGTGGCGCTACCAAGCAGCGGCGACATCAACGCCAGCGCAGACTACAACGCTAAAGTGGACAGTGCCGTGCGTGAGTACTTTCGCTTGCACAAAACCGAGCCGAAAAATAACCAATATCGCTGGCTCACCTACGATCTGAACGGCGATGGTCAGCCTGAGCTGCTTACTCAGCTCGACTGGTGCGGCTCTGGCGGCTGTACTTTACTGATTTTTGAAAATCACGCCGACCAGTGGCGCTTTAACAGCCGTATCACGCTGGTGCGCAGCCCTATCTACCTTGGCACGCAGCGCAGCTCAGGCTGGCAAGATCTGATCTTTGAGGTAAGCGGCGGCGGCGCAGCATCTGGCAAACACCGGATGCAATACAACGGCCTTAGCTACCCGCTC
This Vibrio navarrensis DNA region includes the following protein-coding sequences:
- a CDS encoding DUF2500 domain-containing protein, encoding MPVSLFLALIALIALGAWLFIHFFHKHIQGRDAPEQNVQVIVLDKQVIPITDAKPGEEDQEYWIYVQRGAFGPKREFQVGIHYYHALNPGDKGTLTYQGDKFLHFALQRDKN
- a CDS encoding acyltransferase, translated to MRERVLFFDLLRCVAAVAVIAIHVLAPYRELLGTIPFSHWATAVSINSVTRWAVPVFILITGALMLSDTRPFAASYYIKRRLGKVLLPFVVWSLFYAYLSGWSASGFDVQQVQDVLAHSPQHATYYHLGFFYYFIPLYVLIPIFHWLVMQGQDRVLYAYTSVWLITTALYLLGIDGIWSHELWLYSGYLPLGYLLFHRLPDTGKTVLWVSLLGLAALALTATMLISNSLEAGQYSVGRWLSYKTLNVVLAATMVFALCRYVAAKLPSGWWRTIGLVSRHSLGIYLLHPIFLWPMKAFGWHQGNPAWVIPLWIVLSGAGALALSYLFSLSAKTRWLLP
- a CDS encoding EAL and HDOD domain-containing protein; translated protein: MKSTYVARQPIFNRKKHTLGYELLFRDGENNAYPTHIASNRATYRLIVENFLSIGINPVIQSSRCFINFPYQSLIRRLPLSLPKNKVVVEVLETCEPTDELLEAIRELHREGYVIALDDFTLMPEWRRFLPFVHIVKLDVIALGLDNACELVREHQARRVKYHFLAEKVESAQEFEQAKEAGFKFFQGYFFSKPEMIETKYVSPEHAVALELFREVCQLEPDFDRIEKIISQDVTLSYKLLKLVNTQSTRLEVKIASFRQALIYLGQDKLKIFVSLVVASYISVRKPRELYNLSLQRAQFCELMSRRHPFSRHHEQGFMIGLLSILDAMMDLSVDTLVGSLPLSDVVKQALLHREGAYGDLIALEECFEQADWSGIEQISDKLGLSMDEVKYELIEAQRWSQELSQI
- the rhtB gene encoding homoserine/homoserine lactone efflux protein, with translation MDTHVWLAYVLTAIVFSLAPGSGTVNSISNGISYGTRKSLASIAGLQIGLSIHIILVGAGIGALVAQSATAFTVIKWVGAVYLVWLGIQKWRDTSGLATVQQQGAISAWSLLHKAVLVNLTNPKSIVFLVALFPQFIDPSRDQVTQLAVLGLTTVVIDSLVMLGYTSLAAQMGRFIRSERVMGKINKLFGSMFMGCGALLAAAKT
- a CDS encoding alpha/beta fold hydrolase codes for the protein MVNNPSLSSYTQENLFEQAIAGPIAALWQQRQEGYFKSSDKTKLYWCKLTDPKHSKAVLLVNGRIESSWKYQELLFDFYRQGYDVYSYDHRGQGLSDRLVQDSDIGHVYEFDDYVRDLASVVQHFALEGYQQRHLVSHSMGGAIATRYLQTYPHHPFDKLVLSAPMFGINLPWYLSPVAIAVSQILTAVYPTPTYAPGHQPYYAKPFEDNPLSQSKARYHWFRQLYTDKPELQVGGPSTRWVWQGLMATKQCLQMTRQLKIPVLLLQAGNDRIVSNQAQNQFYKKLCKTNKNSQMITIDGAQHELLFEQDQYRNQALDALFRFLQ
- a CDS encoding Cof-type HAD-IIB family hydrolase, translating into MTKRLPCREITKIVASDLDGTLLAPNHQLSEFSKQTLKALHDQGYTFVFATGRHHVDVAGIRAQTGIPAYMITSNGARVHDQQDQLMYSNNVPAELVQPIIDIVKNDPTLFVHIYQDDHWLMDRDDETLRHFHEDSGFTYQLFDIDQAPTDGIAKIFFTHPAQDHEHLVMFENELRAAFGEKLNIAFSTPWCLEVMAKEVSKGDALQVVAQSLGLGLQNCVAFGDGMNDVEMLSMAGKGLVMATSHEKVKRALPDNEVIGSNADDAVAHYLQQHLL
- a CDS encoding EVE domain-containing protein; its protein translation is MAYWLFKTEPDTFSIDTLRVQNISCWEGVRNYQARNWLRDEVKLGDLVLIYHSSCKQVGVAGIAKVVREAYPDHFQFDPSSDYYDGKASEANPRWVMVDVEFVRKTERLIPLSVLKAMPELDSMPLVKKGNRLSVMPVSEAQWQAILRQETRPSRR
- a CDS encoding membrane protein yields the protein MKALKNPATLSLLILLQACSSSDNVAIESAPSPEASLNKPDSVVAQPFLLSGTAVVGHETQYLTPCGSNQQYWLQLSAQQRQQVMSLNQTPYQTLYGEFIGHLESTTAEGFAAEYDARFVVEQINYVDATRQQQCDQAKRPTRAFGNQPDWSLSFNRDNLTFTQAGTPTRVLDIERSQLSPRKRDYQLSSGRLLLTENLCRDAKNNALYGWKATLTQDKTIFNGCATTSNVDATASWSGLYTATSTQSAGFSVHLELKADHSAQTRYLYADQERPLLEHGYWQQLNPNQIQVVMTRHQGQKLVTERIFTRTGSQLKAEQEKVGSVVYPIAQGGLVLYPAKVSSNIAVEPDTEQPVALPSSGDINASADYNAKVDSAVREYFRLHKTEPKNNQYRWLTYDLNGDGQPELLTQLDWCGSGGCTLLIFENHADQWRFNSRITLVRSPIYLGTQRSSGWQDLIFEVSGGGAASGKHRMQYNGLSYPLNPSLAPEASAAQISGVKLFADGISPVRDGVRL